One window from the genome of Verrucomicrobiota bacterium encodes:
- a CDS encoding glycosyltransferase family 4 protein, with protein MHITSISMDAGGQGSIPDIIRKQVECFAALQQRVTAVSDYFGQSYPCESKITIKPEIPRACQFGDRIAMAGWNRLPRSNLKSLLRPKNFFREIYFPRTANKWLTSNGRSGKFDCLLTNQCAIPPWLSGSSQALAVPSVFVEHGDVFTYGWSYFGLLTTAYYRWCMKKIFRSVDHLIVVNQRAAEAAKARGVPGDRISIIPNGIDLEEVGSTIPKPVGQSGPFLNLLFVGELVARKGVPELLHALALLKGKPIFCRLAGVGRDEKKYHELAHALEIDSMVEFLGYVQRKNLGQYYAAADAFVLPSFAEGRPAAMLEAMACGLPVIASDIPGISDTIRHGCEGLLVPPGNPNRLAEALNSVASNPEMIESMGKFALRKAEDFSWKKVGGGSK; from the coding sequence ATGCATATCACTTCCATTTCAATGGATGCGGGCGGCCAAGGTTCCATACCAGATATTATCCGCAAGCAGGTCGAGTGTTTCGCGGCTCTGCAGCAGCGTGTGACAGCAGTTTCTGATTATTTTGGCCAATCGTACCCATGTGAGAGCAAAATTACCATTAAACCGGAAATTCCTCGTGCCTGCCAGTTTGGGGACCGGATTGCCATGGCAGGTTGGAATCGCCTCCCCAGAAGCAATTTAAAAAGCCTGTTACGCCCCAAAAACTTTTTCAGGGAGATTTATTTTCCTCGTACGGCAAATAAATGGCTGACTAGCAATGGACGATCGGGAAAGTTTGACTGTTTGCTGACCAATCAGTGTGCGATTCCTCCGTGGTTGTCGGGCTCGTCGCAAGCATTGGCAGTGCCTTCTGTGTTTGTGGAGCACGGAGATGTTTTTACTTACGGGTGGAGTTATTTTGGGTTGCTGACGACTGCCTATTATCGGTGGTGCATGAAGAAAATATTCCGATCTGTTGACCATTTAATTGTGGTTAATCAGCGGGCGGCTGAGGCGGCCAAGGCGCGTGGTGTTCCCGGTGACCGGATTTCCATTATACCTAACGGGATTGATCTGGAGGAGGTAGGTAGTACGATACCCAAGCCAGTTGGTCAATCGGGGCCATTCCTGAATCTATTATTTGTTGGTGAGTTGGTCGCCAGAAAAGGAGTGCCGGAGTTGCTTCACGCCTTGGCCTTGCTAAAAGGTAAACCAATTTTCTGCCGATTGGCAGGTGTCGGCCGGGATGAAAAAAAGTATCACGAACTAGCCCATGCGCTTGAAATTGACAGCATGGTCGAATTTCTTGGCTACGTGCAGCGTAAAAACCTCGGGCAATATTATGCGGCTGCGGATGCCTTCGTGCTGCCTTCCTTCGCCGAAGGAAGGCCAGCGGCAATGCTTGAAGCCATGGCCTGTGGATTGCCGGTAATTGCCTCGGACATTCCCGGCATTTCTGACACCATAAGGCATGGCTGCGAAGGGTTGTTGGTACCGCCGGGGAATCCGAATCGTTTGGCTGAAGCACTAAATTCGGTCGCATCCAACCCAGAGATGATTGAATCCATGGGCAAATTTGCGCTGCGTAAAGCTGAGGATTTTTCCTGGAAAAAAGTTGGGGGCGGATCAAAGTAA
- a CDS encoding polysaccharide deacetylase family protein: MIVSLTFDDGLDCHLDVAMPLLAKHGWHGTFFVNLNSLGFCGRLPDWQAAAKRGNELGNHTIFHPAVSGKSYVTEGNCLENYTLDRMRVELTTANQILTALDGRKERTFAYPCCNPVLGRPGWSKRLLKKFGLDRTRLMSCLNQCPALDLVASQADYSSLLPELFVAARAGGYPTGRGPVPLTERYKVPCLSADGKTADQLIGEFEAAKMRVPWVPFMFHGIGSGHHLSCTETDFQALLKHLSGDPNNKVMPFLAAAKTHYSNQ, from the coding sequence ATGATTGTCTCGCTCACCTTTGACGACGGATTAGATTGCCATCTGGACGTGGCCATGCCGTTGCTGGCGAAACACGGATGGCACGGGACGTTCTTCGTTAATCTGAACTCACTTGGGTTTTGCGGCCGTTTGCCGGATTGGCAGGCCGCCGCCAAACGGGGGAACGAACTGGGCAATCACACCATTTTCCATCCTGCCGTTTCCGGTAAGAGCTATGTCACCGAGGGCAATTGCCTGGAGAATTACACTTTGGACCGCATGCGCGTGGAATTAACCACTGCCAACCAAATCCTCACCGCCTTGGACGGCCGGAAGGAGCGCACCTTTGCCTATCCCTGCTGTAATCCCGTGTTGGGACGTCCTGGCTGGTCAAAACGATTGCTCAAAAAATTCGGTCTGGACCGAACCCGGCTGATGAGTTGCCTGAACCAATGTCCCGCTCTGGACCTCGTTGCCTCCCAGGCTGACTACTCCTCACTTTTGCCCGAACTATTCGTCGCCGCCCGCGCTGGGGGCTATCCGACTGGAAGGGGCCCAGTACCCTTGACTGAGCGTTACAAAGTTCCTTGCCTTTCCGCAGATGGAAAGACCGCCGATCAACTCATCGGAGAATTCGAGGCCGCCAAAATGCGTGTCCCGTGGGTACCGTTTATGTTCCACGGCATCGGTAGTGGTCATCACTTATCCTGTACTGAAACTGACTTTCAAGCCCTGCTCAAGCACCTGTCTGGCGACCCCAATAATAAAGTCATGCCCTTCCTCGCCGCCGCCAAAACCCACTACTCAAACCAATAA
- a CDS encoding glycosyltransferase family A protein codes for MPHLIPHLVSTIIPAYNRPQMLKRAVESVLKQTYRPIEAIISDDGSTDGTPEMGRTLEKTHPDEVRYIWNPNRGAGPARESGRQLAQGEFIQYLDSDDRLLPPKFEVMVKALREHPECGAAYGFIRFCPEGQEPWPQPYKCSGQELPELFPRLLYDRWWNTDCPLFRRTVCDAVGPWTDLRYSQDWEYDGRVGALKTKLIHCPEFVCEQHDHGGVRQTAKSPWLKPPDRLRFLRLMFQHGRQAGVGMESPEMRHFARWSFLNARQCGLLGDAAAAKGCLELAVEASNGAFKDMPVYRVVANTVGWRIAAQLASALDRLKPGKTSNTTLKQSWMERPQTPPKNKF; via the coding sequence ATGCCTCACCTCATCCCGCACCTGGTTTCCACCATCATTCCTGCGTACAACCGCCCGCAGATGCTGAAGCGCGCGGTGGAGAGCGTGTTGAAGCAGACGTACCGCCCCATTGAAGCCATCATCTCCGATGATGGCTCGACCGACGGCACCCCCGAGATGGGGCGCACACTCGAAAAAACGCATCCGGATGAGGTCAGGTACATCTGGAATCCCAACCGGGGGGCTGGCCCGGCGCGGGAATCCGGCCGCCAACTGGCGCAGGGCGAGTTCATCCAGTATCTGGATAGCGATGACCGGTTACTGCCGCCCAAATTTGAAGTCATGGTCAAGGCCTTGCGCGAGCATCCGGAATGCGGTGCGGCGTATGGGTTTATCCGCTTTTGCCCAGAAGGCCAGGAACCCTGGCCGCAGCCGTACAAATGCTCTGGCCAAGAGTTGCCGGAACTGTTCCCGCGCCTGCTTTATGACCGGTGGTGGAATACCGATTGCCCCCTCTTCCGCCGCACCGTGTGCGATGCCGTGGGGCCTTGGACCGACCTGCGTTATTCTCAGGATTGGGAATATGATGGCCGGGTGGGAGCGTTGAAAACCAAACTCATTCATTGTCCCGAGTTTGTTTGCGAACAGCACGATCATGGTGGCGTGCGTCAAACCGCCAAGTCACCCTGGCTTAAGCCCCCGGATCGCCTGCGTTTCCTGCGCCTGATGTTTCAACATGGACGACAGGCCGGTGTGGGCATGGAGTCGCCCGAAATGCGTCATTTTGCGCGGTGGTCCTTCCTCAATGCCCGCCAATGTGGGCTCTTGGGCGATGCTGCCGCCGCCAAAGGGTGCCTCGAACTGGCCGTGGAAGCCAGCAACGGGGCCTTCAAAGATATGCCTGTATATCGCGTGGTGGCGAATACCGTAGGGTGGCGAATAGCCGCGCAATTGGCGAGTGCCCTGGACCGCTTAAAACCGGGTAAAACCAGCAATACCACGCTTAAACAATCCTGGATGGAACGTCCTCAAACACCACCCAAGAACAAATTTTAG
- a CDS encoding glycosyltransferase — translation MSVYNGESTVARSVESVLAQTGVDFEFIIANDGSKDGTAGILDGLCGTRCAGAGNPVLADRQPELILKHCRVYPLGDRSKIKSMLDELNSIPRQVR, via the coding sequence ATGAGCGTCTATAACGGCGAAAGTACGGTGGCCCGTTCCGTCGAGAGCGTGTTGGCCCAGACGGGTGTGGATTTTGAGTTCATCATCGCCAACGACGGATCAAAAGATGGGACTGCTGGAATCCTTGACGGCTTATGCGGCACGCGATGCGCGGGTGCGGGTAATCCAGTGTTGGCAGATCGGCAACCTGAATTAATTCTAAAGCACTGCCGAGTTTACCCGCTGGGTGACCGATCCAAGATCAAGTCTATGTTAGACGAGTTGAACAGTATTCCCCGCCAAGTCAGGTGA
- a CDS encoding formyl transferase, whose product MKRLKIVVLTCPGGFQTHLVRRLIERHEVIGWLTVSQQPPSRSQRLSALWSRYRSPVCLAQHLEARRNCVSFEERAQPLWDKLFGAQNLPKVQLAIPRLHVHDVNCPEAVRFVQQLAPRLIVVNGTNLLRAPYLDGTIGEGVKILNIHTGLSPYSRGGNCNLFCILHGQLQMVGVTVHHIDAGIDSGDIIYTDRPSIRGEDTFESLEHKVCRLGVDLLMLALEQFNQGSLPRHPQWTKGRLFLRRTGYVYEPYQRLKANSLLQGGGLIEQYLRNRAAYDESVTYFPPTEPQDTWRHPST is encoded by the coding sequence TTGAAAAGGCTTAAAATTGTTGTTCTCACTTGCCCGGGCGGATTTCAAACGCATCTGGTGCGTCGCCTCATAGAGCGGCATGAGGTCATTGGTTGGTTGACAGTGAGTCAACAACCTCCTTCGCGCAGCCAAAGACTAAGTGCGCTTTGGTCTCGTTACAGGAGTCCTGTGTGTCTGGCTCAGCATCTCGAGGCGCGAAGGAATTGCGTTTCCTTTGAAGAACGCGCTCAGCCGTTGTGGGATAAATTGTTCGGCGCTCAGAATCTGCCAAAAGTTCAGCTCGCCATCCCGAGATTGCATGTGCATGATGTGAACTGCCCGGAAGCGGTTCGGTTTGTCCAACAGTTGGCACCTCGTCTCATTGTAGTCAATGGAACAAATTTGCTGCGAGCACCGTATTTGGACGGAACCATTGGCGAAGGAGTCAAGATTCTAAACATTCACACCGGTTTGAGTCCTTATTCCCGTGGCGGCAATTGCAACCTCTTCTGTATTTTGCATGGTCAATTGCAGATGGTTGGGGTAACTGTCCACCACATCGACGCGGGGATCGATAGTGGTGACATAATCTACACGGATCGCCCTTCCATTAGGGGCGAAGATACTTTCGAGTCGTTGGAGCATAAGGTGTGTCGCCTAGGAGTGGATCTGCTGATGCTCGCATTGGAGCAGTTTAATCAAGGCTCACTGCCGCGGCACCCTCAATGGACCAAGGGGCGATTATTCTTGCGACGAACAGGTTATGTTTACGAGCCATATCAGCGGCTGAAAGCAAATTCCCTGTTGCAGGGAGGTGGTTTGATCGAGCAATACCTGAGGAATCGCGCAGCGTACGATGAAAGTGTCACGTATTTCCCTCCCACCGAGCCTCAAGACACGTGGAGGCATCCAAGTACATGA